In Neovison vison isolate M4711 chromosome 14, ASM_NN_V1, whole genome shotgun sequence, the following proteins share a genomic window:
- the CEP20 gene encoding centrosomal protein 20 isoform X2: MATVAELKAVLKDTLEKRGVLGHLKARIRAEVFNALDDESEPRPPLSHENLLINELIREYLEFNKYKYTASVLISESGQPVVPLDRQFLIRELNAFEESKDNTM, translated from the exons ATGGCGACTGTCGCCGAGCTGAAGGCCG TTTTAAAGGACACGTTGGAGAAAAGAGGGGTATTAGGGCATTTAAAAGCAAGGATCCGAGCTGAAGTTTTCAATGCCCTAGATGATGAAAGCGAACCCCGACCGCCATTGTCTCATGAAAACCTTCTAATTAATGAACTAATTCGGGAGTATCTGGAATTCAACAAGTATAAGTACACAGCATCTGTCCTCATATCAG AATCTGGTCAACCTGTAGTTCCATTGGACAGACAGTTTCTCATCCGGGAACTAAATGCATTTGAAGAATCAAAGGATAACACAAt GTGA
- the CEP20 gene encoding centrosomal protein 20 isoform X1, with protein sequence MATVAELKAVLKDTLEKRGVLGHLKARIRAEVFNALDDESEPRPPLSHENLLINELIREYLEFNKYKYTASVLISESGQPVVPLDRQFLIRELNAFEESKDNTIPLLYGILAHFLDGTKDDLQNPFLRGSSLQPSNPNLGEQPSRRKHKGDRLRTEKGSSTNIKDHLVSQAVKR encoded by the exons ATGGCGACTGTCGCCGAGCTGAAGGCCG TTTTAAAGGACACGTTGGAGAAAAGAGGGGTATTAGGGCATTTAAAAGCAAGGATCCGAGCTGAAGTTTTCAATGCCCTAGATGATGAAAGCGAACCCCGACCGCCATTGTCTCATGAAAACCTTCTAATTAATGAACTAATTCGGGAGTATCTGGAATTCAACAAGTATAAGTACACAGCATCTGTCCTCATATCAG AATCTGGTCAACCTGTAGTTCCATTGGACAGACAGTTTCTCATCCGGGAACTAAATGCATTTGAAGAATCAAAGGATAACACAAt ACCTCTTTTGTATGGAATTTTAGCTCATTTCTTGGATGGAACTAAGGATGACCTCCAAAATCCATTTCTGAGAGGGTCTTCACTTCAGCCTTCAAACCCAAATCTTGGCGAACAACCTAGCAGAAGAAAGCATAAGG GTGACCGCCTAAGAACGGAGAAGGGGAGTAGTACTAACATCAAAGATCATCTTGTTTCTCAAGCAGTGAAGAGATGA